The Arachis hypogaea cultivar Tifrunner chromosome 16, arahy.Tifrunner.gnm2.J5K5, whole genome shotgun sequence genome contains a region encoding:
- the LOC112755343 gene encoding glutamate synthase [NADH], amyloplastic isoform X3: MQILGHNGEINTLRGNVNWMKAREGLLKCKALGLSEDELKKLLPIVNANSSDSGAFDGVLEFLVQSGKSLPEAVMMMIPEAWQNDKNMDPQRKAFYEYYSALMEPWDGPALISFTDGHYLGATLDRNGLRPGRFYVTHSGRVIMASEVGVVDIPPKDVCRKGRLNPGMMLLVDFEKHIVVDDDALKEQYSLARPYGEWLKRQKIELKDIVDSVDESERVPPTIAGVAPLSSDDVDMENMGIHGLLAPLKAFGYTVESLEMLLLPMAKDGVEALGSMGNDTPLAVMSNREKLTFEYFKQMFAQVTNPPIDPIREKIVTSMECMVGPEGDLTQTTEEQCHRLSLKSPLLTIEQMEAIKKMNYRGWRSKVIDITYSKECGKRGLEEALDRICAEAHGAISEGYTTLVLSDRAFSRKRVAVSSLLAVGAVHQHLVKSLERTRVALIVESAEPREVHHFCTLVGFGADAICPYLAVEAIWRLQVDGRIPPKASGEFYSKDELVKKYFKASNYGMMKVLAKMGISTLASYKGAQIFEALGLSSEVIEKCFAGTPSRVEGATFEMLARDALQLHALAFPTRVFSPGSAEAVALPNPGDYHWRKGGEIHLNDPLAIAKLQEAARTNSIDAYKQYSKLIHELNKACNLRGILKFKEISTKIPIDQVEPSSEIVKRFCTGAMSYGSISLEAHTTLAMAMNKLGGKSNTGEGGEQPSRMEPLPDGSMNPKRSAIKQVASGRFGVSSYYLTNADELQIKMAQGAKPGEGGELPGHKVIGDIAITRNSTAGVGLISPPPHHDIYSIEDLAQLIYDLKNANPSARISVKLVSEAGVGIIASGVVKGHADHVLISGHDGGTGASRWTGIKNAGLPWELGLAETHQTLVANDLRGRTVLQTDGQLKTGRDVAIAALLGAEEFGFSTAPLITLGCIMMRKCHKNTCPVGIATQDPVLREKFAGEPEHVINFFFMVAEEMREIMSNLGFKTVDEMVGRSDMLEVDKEIVKSNEKLENLDLSLLLRPAAELRPGAAQCCMQKQDHGLDMALDNKLISLSNASLEKGLPVYIETPIQNVNRAVGTMLSHEVTKRYHFAGLPTGTIHIRFTGSAGQSFGAFLCPGITLELEGDGNDYVGKGLSGGKIVVYPPKGSNFDPKENIVIGNVALYGATCGEAYFNGMAAERFCVRNSGAEAVVEGVGDHGCEYMTGGTVVVLGKTGRNFAAGMSGGIAYVLDVDGKFKSRCNPELVDLDKVEEEEDIITLRMLIQQHQRHTNSMLAKEVLADFENLLPKFIKVFPREYKRALANMKSEQTSNDTVDDDEAQAVERDAFEELKKLATSSVNEKPSQAVSPKRPTQVADAVKHRGFVAYEREGVQYRDPNLRMNDWKEVMEKTKPGPLLKTQSARCMDCGTPFCHQENSGCPLGNKIPEFNELVYQNRWRDALERLLETNNFPEFTGRVCPAPCEGSCVLGIIENPVSIKSIECAIIDKAFEEGWMVPRPPLRRTGKRVVIIGSGPAGLAAADQLNKMGHTITVYERADRIGGLMMYGVPNMKTDKVDIVQRRVNLMAEEGVTFVVNANVGRDPLYSLDRIREENDAIVLAVGATEPRDLPVPGRELSGVHFAMEFLHANTKSLLDSNLQDGNYISAKGKKVVVIGGGDTGTDCIGTSIRHGCSSIINLELLPEPPRTRAPGNPWPQWPRIFRVDYGHQEAAAKFGKDPRSYEVLTKRFVGDENGVVKGLEVVRVCWEKDQTGKFQFKEIEGTEEIIQADLVLLAMGFLGPEYTIAKKLGMERDNRSNFKADYGRFSTSVKGVFAAGDCRRGQSLVVWAISEGRQAAAQVDKYLIKEEKEHKVVGSKDELVKRQRDLNKKHQDSSKHTVIT; encoded by the exons ATGCAAATATTGGGACACAATGGAGAGATCAACACTCTAAGAGGCAATGTCAACTG GATGAAGGCGCGTGAGGGGTTACTGAAGTGCAAGGCACTTGGTTTATCAGAGGATGAATTAAAGAAGCTTTTGCCCATTGTCAATGCAAATTCATCTGATTCAG GAGCTTTTGATGGCGTTCTTGAGTTTTTGGTTCAATCTGGAAAAAGTCTTCCTGAAGCTGTTATGATGATGATTCCTGAGGCATGGCAAAACGATAAAAACATGGATCCTCAACGTAAAGCATTTTATGAATACTATTCAGCTCTCATGGAGCCATGGGATGGACCAGCTCTTATATCAT TTACTGATGGTCACTATCTTGGAGCCACACTGGATAGGAATGGACTGCGACCTGGCCGCTTCTATGTTACTCACAGTGGACGAGTTATAATGGCAAGTGAAGTTGGAGTCGTAGACATTCCTCCTAAAGATGTGTGTAGGAAAGGAAGATTAAATCCTGGCATGATGCTTCTGGTAGATTTTGAGAAGCacattgttgttgatgatgatgccTTAAAGGAACAGTATTCGTTGGCAAGGCCCTATGGGGAGTGGCTCAAAAGACAGAAGATTGAACTCAAAGACATAGTAGATTCTGTTGATGAATCTGAAAGAGTTCCACCAACAATCGCAGGAGTGGCTCCG CTCTCTAGTGATGATGTGGATATGGAAAATATGGGAATTCATGGTCTACTGGCTCCATTGAAAGCTTTTGG ATATACGGTTGAATCATTGGAAATGCTATTACTTCCTATGGCAAAAGATGGTGTAGAAGCCCTAGGGTCAATGGGAAATGATACTCCATTAGCTGTCATGTCCAATAGAGAAAAGCTCACTTTCGAGTACTTCAAGCAAATGTTTGCTCAAGTGACAAATCCTCCAATTGATCCTATTCGTGAGAAAATAGTTACTTCAATGGAATGTATGGTTGGTCCAGAAGGTGATCTGACACAAACAACAGAGGAACAATGTCACCGCCTTTCACTAAAAAGTCCCCTTTTGACCATTGAACAAATGGAAGCGATTAAAAAGATGAATTATAGAGGATGGCGGAGCAAAGTTATAGACATAACTTACTCAAAGGAATGTGGTAAGAGAGGATTGGAAGAAGCATTGGACAGGATATGTGCAGAAGCACATGGTGCAATTAGTGAAGGCTACACAACCCTTGTTCTTTCTGATAGAG CTTTCTCGAGGAAACGTGTTGCTGTGAGCTCCCTCCTGGCCGTTGGTGCTGTCCATCAACATCTTGTTAAAAGTCTTGAGCGCACTAGAGTTGCCTTAATAGTTGAGTCTGCTGAACCACGTGAAGTGCACCATTTCTGCACACTTGTCGGTTTTGGTGCTGATGCTATATGCCCTTATTTGGCTGTGGAGGCAATATGGAGACTCCAAGTTGATGGAAGGATCCCACCTAAAGCAAGTGGTGAATTCTACTCAAAAGATGAGTTGGTCAAGAAGTACTTTAAAGCAAGCAACTATGGCATGATGAAGGTTCTTGCAAAGATGGGAATATCAACTTTGGCCTCCTACAAAGGTGCTCAGATTTTTGAAGCTCTGGGTCTTTCTTCAGAGGTGATTGAAAAGTGCTTTGCTGGAACACCTAGTCGAGTTGAGGGTGCTACATTTGAGATGCTTGCTCGGGATGCTCTACAACTGCATGCATTGGCATTTCCTACTCGGGTTTTCTCTCCTGGAAGTGCTGAAGCTGTTGCATTGCCCAATCCCGGGGATTATCATTGGAGGAAAGGTGGTGAAATTCATCTGAATGATCCGCTTGCAATAGCAAAGCTTCAGGAAGCTGCCAGAACTAACAGTATAGATGCATATAAACAGTATTCTAAGCTCATTCACGAGTTGAATAAAGCTTGCAATTTGCGGGGAATTCTGAAATTCAAAGAGATATCCACAAAGATTCCCATTGATCAAGTGGAACCATCCAGTGAAATAGTTAAACGGTTTTGCACTGGGGCCATGAGTTACGGGTCAATATCATTGGAGGCACACACAACATTAGCAATGGCTATGAATAAACTTGGAGGGAAATCAAATACAG GTGAGGGCGGTGAACAACCATCTCGTATGGAGCCTCTTCCTGATGGTTCAATGAATCCCAAAAGGAGTGCCATCAAACAAGTTGCTAGTGGAAGATTTGGAGTCTCAAGTTACTACCTTACTAATGCTGATGAACTACAGATAAAGATGGCCCAG GGTGCAAAACCTGGTGAGGGAGGTGAACTTCCTGGCCACAAAGTTATAGGAGACATTGCCATCACTAGAAATTCAACTGCTGGAGTAGGACTTATCAGTCCACCTCCCCATCATGATATTTATTCAATCGAAGACCTTGCGCAACTGATTTATGATCTAAAG AATGCCAACCCATCTGCTCGAATTAGCGTGAAGTTAGTTTCTGAAGCTGGAGTGGGGATAATTGCTAGCGGAGTTGTTAAAGGTCATGCGGACCATGTCTTGATCTCAGGTCATGATGGAGGTACAGGGGCATCTAGATGGACCGGCATAAAGAATGCTGGGCTGCCTTGGGAACTTGGCCTAGCTGAGACTCACCAGACATTGGTTGCAAATGACCTACGTGGTCGCACAGTTCTTCAAACTGATGGCCAACTCAAAACGGGAAGAGATGTGGCCATAGCTGCTCTTCTTGGAGCAGAAGAGTTCGGTTTCAGTACTGCTCCACTCATTACTCTTGGCTGTATCATGATGCGGAAGTGTCACAAGAACACCTGTCCTGTTGGCATTGCTACCCAAGATCCAGTACTTAGAGAGAAGTTTGCCGGAGAACCTGAGCATGTTATTAACTTCTTTTTCATGGTAGCTGAAGAGATGAGAGAAATTATGTCCAACCTTGGCTTTAAAACTGTTGATGAGATGGTTGGCCGTTCAGATATGCTTGAAGTTGATAAGGAAATTGTTAAGAGCAATGAGAAACTGGAAAACCTTGACCTCTCTCTATTGCTTAGACCTGCAGCTGAACTAAGACCGGGAGCCGCACAGTGCTGTATGCAAAAACAAGATCATGGTTTGGACATGGCCTTGGATAATAAGCTCATCAGTTTGTCCAATGCTTCTTTGGAAAAGGGTCTCCCAGTATACATTGAAACTCCAATCCAGAATGTAAACCGTGCTGTGGGAACTATGCTTAGCCATGAGGTTACTAAACGATACCACTTTGCTGGTCTTCCAACTGGCACCATCCATATCAGATTTACTGGCAGTGCTGGCCAGAGCTTTGGTGCATTCCTCTGTCCTGGCATCACTTTGGAACTTGAAGGTGATGGCAACGACTATGTCGGTAAAGGATTGTCAGGAGGAAAAATTGTAGTGTATCCTCCAAAAGGAAGCAACTTTGACCCTAAGGAGAACATTGTAATTGGTAATGTGGCGCTGTATGGTGCAACCTGTGGTGAAGCATATTTCAATGGGATGGCAGCAGAAAGATTTTGTGTGCGTAACTCAGGGGCTGAGGCAGTTGTGGAAGGGGTTGGTGATCATGGATGTGAATACATGACTGGCGGGACTGTCGTTGTGCTTGGGAAAACTGGTAGAAATTTTGCTGCTGGTATGAGTGGTGGGATTGCTTATGTTCTTGATGTGGATGGAAAATTCAAATCTCGATGCAACCCCGAGCTTGTAGATTTGGATaaggttgaagaggaagaggatattatTACCCTAAGAATGTTGATACAGCAACATCAACGGCACACAAATAGCATGCTTGCCAAAGAAGTTCTTGCTGATTTTGAGAATCTACTTCCTAAATTCATCAAGGTGTTCCCTAGGGAGTACAAGCGCGCTCTTGCAAATATGAAGTCTGAGCAGACCTCCAACGATACAGTAGATGATGATGAAGCGCAGGCTGTTGAGAGGGATGCATTTGAAGAGCTTAAGAAACTGGCAACTTCATCTGTGAATGAGAAGCCAAGTCAG GCTGTATCGCCCAAGAGGCCAACTCAAGTTGCTGATGCCGTTAAACATCGAGGTTTTGTTGCATATGAGCGTGAGGGTGTTCAGTATAGGGATCCTAATCTTCGGATGAATGATTGGAAGGAGGTGATGGAAAAGACAAAGCCTGGTCCCCTTTTGAAAACACAGTCTGCCCGATGCATGGACTGTGGTACTCCTTTCTGTCATCAG GAGAATTCTGGATGTCCTCTTGGAAATAAAATACCAGAGTTTAACGAATTAGTGTACCAAAATAGATGGCGGGATGCATTAGAAAGGCTTCTTGAAACAAATAACTTTCCTGAATTTACTGGTCGGGTGTGCCCTGCACCTTGTGAAGGTTCTTGTGTCCTTGGTATTATCGAAAATCCGGTATCTATTAAAAGCATTGAATGTGCCATCATAGATAAGGCTTTTGAGGAAGGTTGGATGGTGCCACGACCTCCACTTAGGAGAACTGG GAAAAGGGTTGTCATTATTGGAAGTGGACCAGCTGGTCTAGCAGCTGCTGATCAACTAAACAAAATGGGCCATACAATAACAGTGTATGAACGAGCTGATAGGATTGGAGGGCTTATGATGTATGGGGTTCCCAACATGAAAACTGACAAAGTTGATATAGTTCAACGGCGAGTCAACCTTATGGCTGAGGAAGGAGTAACTTTTGTTGTGAATGCTAACGTTGGACGTGATCCTTTGTACTCTCTTGATCGGATTCGAGAGGAGAACGATGCTATTGTCTTGGCTGTTGGAGCCACAGAACCAAG AGATCTTCCGGTGCCTGGACGTGAGCTCTCAGGAGTTCATTTTGCCATGGAGTTTCTTCATGCGAACACTAAGAGCTTGCTTGATAGCAATCTTCAGGATGGTAATTACATTTCTGCCAAGGGCAAGAAAGTTGTTGTCATAGGTGGGGGTGACACTGGTACCGATTGCATAGGGACATCCATTCGTCATGGTTGCAGTAGCATTATAAATCTCGAACTTCTTCCTGAGCCACCTCGCACAAGAGCCCCAGGAAACCCTTGGCCTCAG TGGCCTCGCATATTCCGTGTAGATTACGGGCACCAAGAAGCTGCTGCTAAATTCGGGAAAGATCCAAGATCATATGAGGTACTGACCAAGCGTTTTGTTGGAGATGAAAATGGAGTGGTGAAAGGACTTGAAGTGGTACGTGTCTGTTGGGAGAAGGATCAAACTGGCAAGTTTCAATTTAAAGAAATTGAAGGCACTGAGGAGATCATTCAAGCTgacctagttttactagccatggGCTTTCTTGGCCCTGAATAT ACAATTGCAAAGAAGTTGGGTATGGAGCGAGACAACCGGTCAAATTTCAAGGCTGATTATGGTCGCTTCTCAACCAGTGTCAAAGGAGTGTTTGCAGCTGGCGATTGTCGCCGGGGTCAATCCCTGGTGGTATGGGCTATTTCAGAGGGACGACAAGCCGCGGCACAAGTTGACAAGTacctcattaaagaggaaaaagagcACAAAGTTGTGGGGAGTAAGGATGAACTAGTCAAGAGGCAACGAGACCTCAACAAGAAGCACCAGGACAGTAGCAAACACACAGTGATTACCTAA